In Deltaproteobacteria bacterium, a genomic segment contains:
- a CDS encoding PAS domain S-box protein, producing the protein MKHIFSERSTDILNFINQSIVIIANYKILYHNNCFAQLAGNCGRGLRGMHFFEFVMDNDRNKVCKYLSSIKESGTFCVSNVFEFNFINCDDKEYVLELSGKKIEYDGQPAILCSLNDITEKLKKTRELRRVMDSIPEVIIAFDRHHRKIVSANSATEGIYGIPAEQFEQNLFHPIDLVVPEDQERVKAFYYGLVDLEYEKIEYRIVTAAGETKWVRDEGEVIYKEHGHGKIQQVYHFIKDITERKQDVEMLRISERKYRRIFEHSTDPIFVATADGKFIDINDAAIRLLGFADKADALSANASDYFCDPRERDVMIEKIWADGSITDYPVKIRTFSGGVIEVMITAGCKKNSRTGRFETYQAIIHDTRHIIERTELETYRRTLGGISDRLNNLIQVQVMHYGLIHDYMGSIETCADDSQKVKYLDKILEVIADSENIVSELKQLGGAVRKIYHKPEPPKPVSDGIGGILFDLKFR; encoded by the coding sequence ATGAAGCATATTTTTAGCGAAAGAAGTACGGATATTCTCAATTTTATCAATCAAAGCATTGTTATTATCGCGAATTACAAAATTTTATATCATAATAATTGTTTTGCGCAGCTGGCTGGTAACTGTGGTCGCGGCTTGCGTGGCATGCATTTTTTCGAATTTGTCATGGACAATGACCGTAACAAGGTCTGTAAATATTTGTCGTCGATCAAGGAAAGCGGCACGTTTTGCGTGAGCAATGTTTTTGAGTTCAACTTTATCAATTGTGATGACAAGGAATATGTCCTTGAGTTGAGCGGGAAAAAAATAGAGTACGACGGTCAGCCCGCGATCCTGTGCTCTTTGAATGACATCACGGAAAAGCTGAAAAAAACCAGGGAGCTTCGTCGGGTCATGGATTCGATCCCCGAAGTGATCATTGCTTTTGACCGCCACCACCGGAAAATTGTGTCCGCCAACAGCGCCACCGAGGGAATTTATGGCATTCCGGCGGAGCAGTTCGAGCAGAACCTTTTTCATCCGATTGATCTCGTCGTGCCCGAGGACCAAGAACGGGTCAAAGCCTTCTACTATGGCTTGGTTGATTTGGAGTACGAAAAGATCGAGTACCGCATCGTGACCGCCGCCGGTGAAACCAAGTGGGTTCGGGACGAAGGCGAGGTGATCTACAAGGAACATGGGCACGGCAAGATTCAGCAGGTCTACCATTTTATCAAGGACATCACGGAGCGGAAGCAGGACGTTGAAATGTTGCGCATCAGCGAGCGCAAATACCGAAGAATTTTCGAGCACTCAACCGATCCGATTTTCGTGGCCACGGCCGATGGAAAATTCATCGATATCAACGACGCGGCCATCCGCCTGTTGGGTTTCGCCGACAAGGCCGACGCGTTGTCCGCCAATGCCTCGGACTATTTTTGTGATCCTCGTGAGCGGGACGTGATGATTGAAAAAATTTGGGCCGACGGCAGCATCACCGACTATCCCGTCAAAATCCGGACGTTTTCGGGCGGCGTGATTGAAGTCATGATAACGGCCGGATGCAAGAAAAATTCACGCACCGGTCGTTTTGAAACCTACCAGGCCATCATCCATGACACACGGCATATTATCGAACGCACGGAATTGGAGACATACCGCCGGACCCTGGGTGGTATTTCGGATCGCCTCAATAATCTGATCCAGGTCCAGGTCATGCATTACGGACTGATTCACGATTACATGGGCAGCATTGAAACCTGTGCGGATGACTCTCAAAAAGTCAAATATTTGGACAAGATCCTCGAGGTTATCGCGGATTCCGAAAATATCGTGTCCGAATTGAAGCAGCTGGGAGGAGCGGTCCGTAAAATTTATCACAAGCCCGAACCGCCCAAGCCCGTTTCGGATGGAATCGGGGGCATTCTTTTCGATCTGAAGTTCAGGTAG